Part of the Ornithinimicrobium flavum genome, GTCGGTGCCGTCAACGGCAGCTCCCCGATCGTCGTCGCGCTGAGTGCCAGCCCCTCGGGCGCGGAGGGCTCCGTCGAGGTCGGCTCGTCCCCGGTGGGCGGGTCCCCCTCCCCCGTGCTGGGCCCGGGGCTCTCCGTCGAGGTCGGCTCGTCCGTCTCCTCGACCGCGGTGGGCGGCACCGTGGCGTCGGCGGTCTCCTCGACGGTGGGCACCGCCGGCCCGACCTCGGCCTGCGGCTCCAGGAGACCGCCCCCGAGGACGAAGGCCCCGACGAGGACCGCCGCCGCGGCTGCGCCGCCGACGGCCTGCGCCGCGTGCCGGCGGCGCCGCAGGATCCGTCCCCGCGCCCACACCGTCTCCGCCAGGTCGACCTGCGGGTCCCCGCCCGCGGCGCGCTCCAGCGCCCGTCCCAGGTCCTCGTTCATCGCTCTCCTCCTCCCGTGCCGTGGTGGCTGCCGGTCAGGTCCGGCAGCACTGATCTCAGGGTGGCCATGGCCTTGCTGGCCTGGCTCTTGACGGTCCCGGTGCTGCACCCGAGCGCGGAGGCGATCTCCACCTCCGACAGGTCCTCGAAGTAGCGCAGCACGATGACCGCCCGTTGCCTGGGCGGCAGCGCACCGAGGGCCTGCCGGACGGGCGAGCCGTCCACCCACGCGTCCGTCGCCGCGGGGACCGGCTCGGCGTCGAACAGGTCCCGCTCCCCCGGCTGGACGGCATACGGGACCTCACGGCCCCATCTGCGCCAGCGGGAGACGGCGTCGCGGTAGAGGATCCGGCGCACGTAGGCGTCCGGCGACCCGTCGCGCACCGACTCCCACCGGGAGGCGAGCTTGACCAGGGCGTCCTGGACCAGGTCCTCCGCCGCGTGGTGGTCGCCGCAGTAGAGACGTGCGGCCCGGATCAGCTGGTGCTGCCGGGCCCGCACGAAGTCGACGAACTCGGCGTCCGCGGCGGTGGGTCCCATGGGCAGAGAACGCTAGCGGCCCCCTGCGAGGTTGCCTCGGAGGACGACGAAGTGTGCCGGGTCCGGTGCGGGGCGGAGGTATGCCGGTCCGCACCGGACGCTGCGCGGGGTCAGCAGCCGACGAGGCGCTGGGCCAGGTAACCCTCCACCTGGTCCAGCGAGACCCGCTCCTGCGACATCGTGTCGCGGTCGCGGATGGTCACGGCGTGGTCCTCGAGGGTGTCGAAGTCGACGGTGACGCAGTAGGGCGTGCCGATCTCGTCCTGGCGGCGGTAGCGCTTGCCGATGGCCCCGGCGTCGTCGACGTCGATCATCCAGCTCCGGCGCAGCTGGGCCGCGAGCTCCTTGGCCCTGGGGGTGAGGTCCGCGTTGCGCGACAGCGGCAGGACCGCCACCTTGACCGGCGCCAGGCGCGGGTCGAGGCGCAGCA contains:
- a CDS encoding SigE family RNA polymerase sigma factor, translated to MGPTAADAEFVDFVRARQHQLIRAARLYCGDHHAAEDLVQDALVKLASRWESVRDGSPDAYVRRILYRDAVSRWRRWGREVPYAVQPGERDLFDAEPVPAATDAWVDGSPVRQALGALPPRQRAVIVLRYFEDLSEVEIASALGCSTGTVKSQASKAMATLRSVLPDLTGSHHGTGGGER